Proteins encoded in a region of the Micropterus dolomieu isolate WLL.071019.BEF.003 ecotype Adirondacks linkage group LG07, ASM2129224v1, whole genome shotgun sequence genome:
- the rev1 gene encoding DNA repair protein REV1 isoform X1, with the protein MSRNGWTKKRANASDDNGWAESGGYMAAKVSKLDKQFKLDAPREKQKEGNSSNIFSGVSIYVNGYTDPSADELRRLMMLHGGQFHVYYSRSKTTHIIASNLPNSKIQELKGEKVIRPEWITESIKAGRLLPYLQYQLYVKHKALLFPGMTVRQTSEIAGPSHGLLQPSVHQQISLPQRSIQHSVLNHEQSSCQNNSVPNPSHSQLYQGNIQHQSAQHSSVALCYPQSSHLASSHLNTDPRHRIPLPTYPLSNPSPTKHPHKPPKSTVQTPHPHLQHQRAGQPQPQINSSCSSAWTGCKEVELKINRLLQTSLDMTSHSKMNEMQVCGKEDPFLQVLKEAPLTNGHTHLVNGALTPEGLSPVTHELSVDKEWRVKSSEDKPQSPPVQFQTKPDPYEFPHSPPKQSDHSPVFLEQSNSQAASQPRHKPPPPSYQEAIKTTESHILPKRLQPPCQVDSNPEKTLLSPASHSLSHSPVRLNGSHHHAFSSDPTFVNTTNTAAKLDPPTEKSSAQLLAQTGGLISEYYSHSRLHQISTWRSGFSEYVNELHSKRKSAGGFSFPGKDRLRKSVVQRVADSRGTLAPASVKSCILHVDMDCFFVSVGIRHRPELKGKPVAVTSNRGQNRVPLRPGANPQIEQQYYQRKQTHPQTERADEDLYRTPSQESPDSHANGVDQDAATLSMAEIASCSYEARQMGVRNGMFFGKAKLLCPSLQSVPYDFEAYKEVALAMYETLAGYTHDIEALSCDEVLIDGSALLAELGINPEDLAKAIRADIKEKTGCCASVGMGSNILLARLATRKAKPDGQYFLKPEEVDDFIRDLPVTSLPGVGPVMGRKLAAMGVRSCGDLQQMSLSQLQKKFGPRTGQTLFRFCRGLDDRPVRYEKERKSVSAEMNYNIRFTTVDEAECFLTNLSMEVQKRLQEAGLRGRRVTLKVMVRKVGAPLEPAKYGGHGICDNHARTVMLAQSTDSGQLIAAAVIKLFHAMKLQVQDLRGIGIQVQLLEGNHSVPQDSMGSRTRSIKEMLLDQRLSARCSNRDAADNTRHEMTSSTTAVSSGSPPHLLSPPEPVPGTSRDQQACRQTPKHSRARLNFSIEVPSPSQVDRSVLEALPVELREQVEQSWTYMDGRPSNGRTPSPLPSAPFPQHPSLKSRPTSPPRPPVPGPALYTPPVGTLVLQIPNQPDGLGIVLELPNFSEVDPDVFAALPKELQEELKSAYNRVTNVQPQAKLCEYPAVEQKNPLLQLKQSGVGIGIGRVKRRYKRKNAGSPVKKGPSPVKRRHTTNSPAKILPSPIKLREPTNIVKTENVPSTSTSKNDIPESLSKFIPRPAPALAGACDLTDIKTLLREWVTTITEPMEEDILQVVKYCTDLIEDKDLEKLDLIIKYMKRLMQQSVESVWCMAFDFILDNVQVVVQQAYGSTLKIP; encoded by the exons ATGAGTCGAAATGGGTGGACAAAGAAGAGAGCCAATGCCAGTGATGACAATGGTTGGGCTGAAAGT GGTGGCTACATGGCTGCCAAAGTGTCAAAGCTGGACAAGCAGTTTAAACTTGATGCCcccagagagaaacagaaggaaGGCAACAGCTCCAACATTTTTAGTGGAGTGTCCATCTATGTCAATGGATACACAG ATCCAAGTGCCGATGAGCTACGCAGACTGATGATGCTTCATGGTGGCCAGTTCCACGTCTACTACTCTCGCTCCAAGACTACCCACATCATCGCCAGTAACTTGCCCAATAGCAAAATTCAGGAGCTCAAAGGGGAAAAGGTCATTAGGCCAGAGTGGATCACTGAGAG TATCAAGGCTGGGCGTCTGCTTCCTTACCTACAGTACCAGCTGTATGTTAAACATAAAGCTCTACTCTTCCCTGGCATGACTGTACGCCAGACATCAGAGATCGCAGGACCCAGCCATGGGCTGCTTCAGCCGAGCGTACATCAACAGATCAGTCTGCCACAGCGCAGCATTCAGCACTCTGTCCTCAACCATGAACAGTCCAGCTGCCAGAATAACTCCGTCCCTAACCCCAGCCACAGTCAGCTTTACCAAGGCAACATCCAACATCAGTCCGCCCAGCACAGCTCTGTAGCACTGTGCTACCCACAATCAAGTCACTTAGCATCCAGTCACCTCAATACAGATCCTAGGCACAGAATCCCTTTACCCACCTACCCACTGTCTAACCCCAGCCCCACAAAGCACCCACACAAGCCGCCAAAGTCTACTGTTCAAACACCTCATCCTCATCTCCAGCACCAGAGAGCTGGCCAACCACAACCTCAGATCAACTCCTCTTGCAGCAGTGCCTGGACTGGCTGCAAGGAAGTGgaattaaaaat AAACAGATTATTGCAGACCTCATTGGATATGACGAGCCattcaaaaatgaatgaaatgcaaGTTTGTGGCAAAGAAGATCCTTTCCTGCAGGTATTGAAGGAAGCACCCCTGACAAATGGACACACTCATCTTGTGAATGGTGCCTTAACGCCAGAGGGCCTGTCCCCTGTTACACATGAACTCTCTGTTGACAAGGAATGGAGAGTCAAGAGTTCAGAGGATAAACCTCAGAGTCCTCCAGTGCAGTTTCAGACCAAACCTGACCCGTATGAATTTCCCCACAGTCCCCCAAAGCAATCCGACCACTCTCCTGTCTTTCTGGAGCAATCCAACTCACAAGCAGCAAGCCAGCCGAGACATAAACCTCCACCCCCCTCCTACCAGGAGGctataaaaacaacagaaagccACATACTCCCAAAACGGCTCCAGCCACCTTGTCAGGTTGATTCAAATCCTGAAAAGACTCTTCTTTCACCTGCATCTCACTCTCTTTCACATTCTCCAGTTCGGCTGAACGGAAGTCACCACCATGCCTTTTCATCTGACCCTACCTTTGTAAACACAACCAACACAGCAGCCAAACTTGATCCTCCCACTGAAAAGTCATCAGCGCAGCTGCTGGCGCAGACAGGCGGTTTGATCTCTGAGTACTACTCTCACTCACGTTTACACCAGATTTCCACATGGAGGTCCGGCTTTTCTGAGTATGTCAACGAACTGCACAGCAAACGAAAATCAGCGGGGGGATTCTCCTTTCCTGGGAAAGACAGACTGAGGAAGTCTGTGGTCCAGCGTGTTGCAGACAGTCGAG GTACGCTGGCACCCGCAAGTGTTAAATCTTGTATTCTTCATGTGGACATGGACtgtttctttgtgtctgtgGGGATCCGACATCGACCAGAGCTCAAAG GGAAGCCTGTAGCTGTGACCAGTAACCGTGGACAGAACAGAGTGCCTCTGAGGCCCGGGGCCAACCCTCAGATAGAGCAGCAGTACTACCAGAGGAAACAAACTCATCCTCAAACTG AGAGGGCAGATGAGGATCTCTACAGAACTCCTTCACAGGAGAGCCCTGACTCTCATGCCAACGGAGTGGACCAGGATGCTGCCACTCTCTCAATGGCAGAGATTGCATCATGCAGTTATGAGGCTAG GCAGATGGGTGTGAGGAATGGGATGTTTTTTGGCAAAGCAAAGCTGCTGTGTCCCTCGCTGCAGTCTGTCCCATATGATTTTGAGGCCTATAAAGAGGTGGCTCTCGCAATGTATGAGACTCTGGCAGG TTATACCCATGACATTGAGGCTCTGAGCTGTGATGAAGTGTTGATCGACGGTTCTGCTCTGCTAGCTGAGTTGGGCATCAACCCAGAAGATCTGGCCAAAGCGATCAGAGCAGACATCAAAGAGAAAACTGGATGCTGTGCTTCAGTGGGCATGG GGTCCAACATCCTGTTGGCTCGGCTGGCGACACGTAAGGCCAAGCCAGACGGGCAGTACTTCCTAAAGCCTGAAGAGGTAGATGATTTTATCAGGGACCTACCAGTCACCAGCTTACCAG GTGTTGGGCCTGTTATGGGCAGAAAGCTGGCTGCTATGGGTGTGAGGTCATGCGGGGACCTCCAACAGATGTCTCTGTCTCAGCTGCAAAAGAAGTTTGGACCCCGGACCGGACAAACCCTGTTTCGCTTCTGCAGGGGTCTAGATGACCGGCCTGTCCGCTACGAGAAGGAAAGGAAGTCTGTCTCAGCTGAGATGAACTATAACATTCGCTTTACTACG GTTGATGAGGCAGAGTGTTTCCTGACTAACTTGTCCATGGAGGTGCAAAAACGTTTACAAGAAGCAGGGCTGCGGGGTCGCAGAGTTACTCTTAAGGTCATGGTTCGCAAGGTTGGAGCTCCACTGGAACCAGCTAAATATGGTGGTCATGGCATATGTGACAACCACGCCAG GACTGTGATGCTCGCTCAATCCACTGACAGTGGTCAGCTGATTGCCGCTGCAGTCATCAAGCTGTTTCATGCCATGAAACTGCAGGTTCAGGACCTGAGAGGAATCGGCATCCAGGTTCAGCTTCTTGAAGGAAATCACTCTGTCCCCCAGGACTCCATGGGCTCCCGGACGCGCTCCATCAAAGAGATGTTGCTAGACCAGAGGTTAAGTGCGAGATGCAGCAACAGAG ATGCTGCTGACAACACGCGTCATGAAATGACTTCCTCAACCACAGCCGTATCATCTGGCTCCCCTCCACATCTTCTGTCTCCTCCCGAGCCAGTCCCGGGGACAAGCAGAGATCAGCAGGCATGCAGACAAACTCCAAAACATTCTCGAGCACGTCTCAACTTCAGTATTGAGGTCCCCTCCCCTTCACAG GTGGATCGTTCTGTGTTGGAGGCCTTGCCCGTAGAGTTGAGAGAACAAGTGGAGCAGTCGTGGACTTACATGGATGGGAGACCGAGTAACGGTCGGACACCCAGTCCACTTCCCTCTGCTCCTTTTCCACAGCATCCCTCTCTGAAGTCTCGTCCAACCTCCCCTCCTCGTCCTCCAGTCCCTGGTCCTGCTCTTTACACTCCACCTGTTGGCACGTTGGTCCTGCAGATTCCAAACCAGCCAGATGGTCTGGGAATTGTACTGGAACTGCCAAACTTCTCAGAG GTTGATCCGGATGTATTTGCTGCCCTTCCGAAAGAGCTCCAGGAAGAACTTAAGTCTGCCTACAACCGTGTAACAAATGTCCAGCCCCAGGCAAAATTGTGTGAGTACCCAG CAGTGGAACAGAAGAATCCCCTGTTACAGCTAAAACAGTCAGGAGTCGGAATTGGCATAGGTCGGGTGAAGCGGCGCTACAAGAGAAAGAATGCAGGGAGCCCTGTTAAAAAAGGTCCTTCCCCTGTGAAGAGGCGGCACACGACCAACAGCCCAGCCAAAATCCTACCATCTCCTATAAAACTGCGGGAACCAACGAACATAGTAAAG ACTGAAAATGTTCCCTCCACATCGACCTCGAAAAACGACATCCCAGAGTCTCTGTCCAAGTTCATCCCTCGCCCTGCTCCAGCGTTAGCCGGAGCCTGTGACCTGACGGATATTAAAACACTCCTACGGGAATGGGTCACCACCATAACAG AACCCATGGAGGAAGACATCCTGCAGGTGGTGAAATACTGCACTGATCTGATTGAGGATAAAGATCTGGAGAAGTTGGATTTGATTATAAAATACATGAAGAG GCTCATGCAGCAGTCAGTGGAGTCTGTCTGGTGTATGGCTTTTGACTTCATCCTAGACAACGTGCAGGTGGTTGTGCAGCAGGCTTATGGTAGCACCCTGAAGATACCATGA